A section of the Halichoerus grypus chromosome 11, mHalGry1.hap1.1, whole genome shotgun sequence genome encodes:
- the GPR152 gene encoding putative G-protein coupled receptor 152 — MGEISEEVDHGLGRGVPRACPEAAGPGPAALAPPGTVQQAPPAWGPADGGTTVQAGTPCSFRPAARTAQTDTVMEADLGPRTELDDEDYYPQGIWDTVFLVALLLLGLPANGLMAWLAGSQARQGAGTRLALLLLSLALSDFLFLAAAAFQILEIQRGGHWPLGTAACRFYYFLWGVSYSSGLLLLAALSLDRCLLALCPHWYPGHRPARLPLWVCAGVWVLATLFSVPWLVFPEAAVWWYDLVICLDFWDSEELPLRMLEILGGFLPFLLLLVCHVLTQAAACKTCCRRQPRPTASRGFARVAKTILSAYVVLRLPYHLAQVLYLAFLWDIYPGYLLWEALVYSDYLALLNSCLSPFLCLLASADLRALLRTVISSFAAALCEEWPASFTPAEPQTQGDSGAQTLPGPMAGAQPQVTSTAQPQADPTAQPQLDSVAPPQADPTAQPQLDSVAPPHSDFVVQPQLNSSAQPQVNYEAQPQVSPKAQTPRPAAGSAPSPCDEVSSAPSTDPTPEAPENAAVPAVSEGENPSSVPPEEAPGTGPT; from the exons ATGGGGGAGATATCAGAGGAGGTGGACCatgggctggggcggggggtaCCCAGAGCCTGCCCGGAGGCAGCAGGGCCAGG GCCCGCCGCCTTAGCGCCGCCGGGCACCGTGCAGCAGGCCCCGCCGGCGTGGGGCCCTGCGGATGGCGGGACCACTGTGCAGGCAGGCACGCCCTGCTCTTTCCGGCCAGCAGCCCGCACCGCACAG ACGGACACTGTGATGGAAGCTGACCTCGGGCCCCGCACAGAGCTGGACGATGAAGACTACTATCCCCAGGGCATCTGGGACACGGTCTTCCTGGTGGCCCTGCTGCTCCTGGGGCTGCCGGCCAACGGGCTCATGGCGTGGCTGGCTGGCTCGCAGGCTCGGCAGGGAGCGGGCACGCGGCTTGCCCTGCTCCTGCTCAGCCTGGCCCTCTCGGATTTTTTGTTCCTGGCGGCAGCGGCCTTCCAGATCCTGGAGATCCAGCGCGGAGGGCACTGGCCGCTGGGGACGGCGGCCTGCCGCTTCTACTACTTCCTGTGGGGCGTGTCCTACTCCTCCGGCCTCCTCCTGCTGGCGGCCCTCAGCCTGGACCGCTGCCTGCTGGCCCTGTGCCCACACTGGTACCCGGGGCACCGCCCGGCCCGCCTGCCCCTCTGGGTCTGCGCCGGGGTCTGGGTGCTGGCCACGCTCTTCAGTGTGCCCTGGCTGGTCTTCCCGGAGGCCGCCGTCTGGTGGTATGACCTGGTCATCTGCCTGGACTTCTGGGACAGCGAGGAGCTGCCGCTGCGGATGCTCGAGATCCTGGGGGGattcctgcctttcctcctgctGCTCGTCTGCCACGTGCTCACCCAGGCTGCCGCCTGCAAGACCTGCTGCCGCCGCCAGCCGAGGCCCACGGCCAGCCGTGGCTTTGCTCGTGTGGCCAAGACCATTTTGTCGGCCTACGTGGTCTTGCGGCTGCCCTACCACCTGGCACAGGTGCTGTACCTGGCCTTCCTGTGGGACATCTACCCCGGCTACCTGCTCTGGGAAGCCCTGGTCTACTCTGACTACCTGGCCCTGCTCAACAGCTGCCTcagtcccttcctctgcctcctggccAGTGCCGACCTCCGGGCCCTGCTGCGCACCGTGATCTCCTCCTTCGCGGCCGCTCTCTGCGAAGAATGGCCCGCCAGCTTCACACCTGCTGAGCCACAGACCCAAGGGGATTCTGGGGCTCAGACTTTGCCAGGGCCTATGGCAGGGGCCCAACCCCAGGTGACCTCCACGGCCCAGCCACAGGCGGACCCCACAGCACAGCCACAGTTGGATTCTGTGGCCCCCCCACAGGCGGACCCCACAGCACAGCCACAGTTGGATTCTGTGGCCCCCCCACATTCAGATTTTGTGGTCCAGCCTCAGCTGAACTCCTCAGCTCAGCCACAGGTGAACTATGAGGCCCAGCCACAAGTGAGCCCTAAGGCCCAGACCCCCCGACCCGCTGCCggctcagcccccagcccctgtgaTGAAGTCTCTTCTGCTCCATCCACAGACCCCACCCCAGAAGCCCCTGAGAACGCAGCTGTGCCTGCTGTCTCTGAGGGAGAGAACCCCAGCAGTGTCCCCCCAGAGGAGGCCCCTGGAACAGGCCCCACGTGA
- the LOC118519861 gene encoding calcium-binding protein 4 codes for MATDQARGQHGPDQAPGPQKPPVGVGPSRSGAEGLPLTRKRSKKERGLRGSRKGAGSSQEQTPIPGPEAPGSSKNPSGTGEGQGETGPAASEPASRRQSHRHRPIPQHDAAQKTYGPLLNRIFGKDRELGPEELDELQAAFQEFDTDCDGYIGYRDLGACMRTLGYMPTEMELIEVSQHVKMRMGGRVDFEEFVELMSPKLREETAHMLGVRELRIAFREFDRDRDGRITVAELRQAAPALLGEPLVGPELDEMLRDVDLNGDGTVDFDEFVMMLLTH; via the exons ATGGCCACAGACCAGGCGAGGGGGCAGCATGGCCCAGACCAGGCCCCTGGCCCTCAGAAGCCTCCTGTGGGGGTCGGGCCTTCCAGGAGTGGTGCTGAGGGCCTCCCCTTGACCAGGAAGAGGAGCAAGAAAGAGAGGGGGCTCCGAGGGTCACGGAAGGGTGCTGGCAGTTCTCAGGAACAGACCCCCATCCCGGGCCCCGAGGCCCCAGGGAGTAGCAAGAACCCCTCTGGGACTGGAGAAGGACAGGGGGAGACAGGTCCTGCAGCCTCTGAGCCAGCTTCCCGTCGCCAGTCCCACCGGCATCGCCCCATCCCCCAGCACGATGCTGCTCAGAAGACCTACGGGCCCCTACTCAATCGCATCTTCGGGAAG GACCGTGAGCTGGGCCCTGAGGAGCTGGATG AGCTGCAGGCCGCCTTCCAGGAGTTTGACACTGACTGTGATGGATACATCGGCTACCGGGACCTAGGCGCCTGCATGCGGACGCTGGGCTACATGCCCACCGAGATGGAGCTCATCGAGGTCTCCCAGCACGTCAAGATGCGGA TGGGTGGCCGCGTGGACTTCGAGGAGTTTGTGGAATTGATGAGCCCAAAGCTGAGGGAGGAGACGGCGCACATGTTGGGGGTGCGGGAGCTGCGCATCGCCTTCCGAGAG TTCGACAGGGACAGAGATGGACGGATCACAGTGGCAGAGCTGCGACAGGCAGCCCCGGCTCTGCTGGGGGAGCCACTGGTGGGTCCTGAGCTGGACGAGATGCTCCGAGACGTGGACCTCAATGGGGATGGCACCGTAGACTTTGATG AGTTTGTGATGATGCTTCTCACCCACTGA